Genomic segment of Caproiciproducens sp. NJN-50:
GTGGTGATTAAATGCAGGATTTAAACGCAATCAGAAAGTACATTCAGAATACAGAGGGCGAATATGCGCACTTCGCGGTAGTGGCGCAAGAGGGATTCGACTATTATTCCAACCATGACAAAATCAAGAATACCGGTGCCGCCGCAATTGACGAAGTAAACGGCTATCTGAAATTGATCGGAGCGAACCCTCTACATAGCGCGGACAACCGCGTATCGCTGAATCGCCACCGCCTTGTAGTAGATCAAAAGATTGGTTATTTATTCTCTGAACCGCCGCAGATTGACGTACCGGAAGACGATAGCGGAACGGGTGATGATCCGCTACTCAAACAGGTTCAGGATACGATGGGTACGCAGTGGCCGAAAGTAATTCGTCAGCTTGGCCTTGATGCTTCCAACACGGGCAAAGGATGGCTTGAATATTGGTCAGGCAAGGACGATACAGGCAAGAATGTATTCGACTATTGGTATATTAACCCGCTGACAGTTCGGCCCATATACGACCGCTCAACGGCAAAGAAAAAGCTATTGTATTTGATTAGGGCTTATGCGTTTCTAGACGCTGGCGGTAATCCGGTAACGCGCTATGAGTTTTGGGACGATCAGGAAGTAGCATATCTCATTAAGCCGGAAGCAACAGCCGAATGCAAGGCACCTACGATTGACTTTGAGACGCTTCCCGACGGAACGTATAACATTCAGCCGCACGACTACGGCAGGATACCGTTTATTGAGTTCCAGAACAACGCTCACGCCGACAACGACCTTATCATGTACAAAGATATCATCGACGCGTTGGATAAGCTCGTGAGCGGCTTTGCAAACGATATTGACGATATTCAGGAAATTATATGGGTGCTAAAAAACTATAACGGCGAGCGTGAAGTTACGGCATACAATCAGGATGGTAGCCCAAAGCTTGACAATGATGGGAATCCAATTAAGCGCCCGGTTGACCCTGTGCAGATGATGAAACTGAAAAAGTTTGTATCTGTAGATGGAGATAACGGCGGCGGGGTTGAACCGATTCAGGCACCTATTCCTTTCGAGGCTCGTTCAAAGTTCCGCGAAATCCTCAACGAAGAATTCTGGTTTTCTGCAATGGCAGTCAATCCGAACCCCCCGACTTCGGGCGATCAGTCAGGGGTGTACATTTCATACCTTTATGGGCAGTTGGAGGAAAAGGCCGGGTTAATGGAAACCGAGTTCAGGACCGCAATTGATGAATTTTTGAAAGCGATTCTTCACTATCTCGGTTCTGATGAATCCACACAATTCAACCAGACGTGGAAACGGACAAAGCCGCAGAATGATACAGAGATTTCAGCAATTATCGCGCAGACGCCGAACACGGTCATGTCGGACGAGACTAAGACCAAGGTTCACCCGCTGGTTGATGACTGGCAGGCAGAGCGGGCGCAGATCGAGAAGGAGCAGCAGGAGCGAGAAAAGAACCTGCTCGACCAATACAACCAGCAGGCGGGCGCTCCGGGGCAGGAAAAGCCTCCCGGAAAGCCGGAGCCGAATGCAAATGATGGGGGTGAAAAGGAATGACGAATAAGACTTTTTTTGATGGCCATTCAGAAAAAACTTATACGCAGGAAGAATTAAAAGATGCCATTAACAAGGCGACCTGTGAAGCGTATGAGCGCGCTAAAACTGAATCCGAAAAGATTCGAACCAAATATAACGCCCTGTTGTGCATACTGCGTGGTTTGGACGATGCTTTCGGCGACGGTGATCTCTGATGCCGTCGTACTGGGAGCAGCGCTCGATTGACAGCATAGGCCGCATGGAGAAAGCCGTAAACGGTCAGCTCCCGGACCTCATAGCATCGTTTGAGCAGGCCAAGCGCGACCTCAACGGCACCGTGTTCCGCTTCTATGTCCGATATGCGAATAACAACAAAATCTCGCTGGACGAGGCGCAGAAGATCCTTTCTCTTTCCGAGTTGCGGGAGTTTCGCGGCGACTTGGCGGAGTTTGAAAAACTCGCAAAGGATTCCATCGGCACGTTCAACCTTCAAGTTGACAACCTGTCCGTGAAAGCCCGCGTGACCCGCTATGAGGCGCTCCTGACACAGTGCGACGCCACTCTGCAAAAGCTTTATCAGGAGCAGCGGCAGCAGATTGAGAGCACGGCAACACAGATTTACACTGAGGAGTATTACCACAGGCTTTTCGACATTGAGCAGTACACAGGTTTTCAATTCAAGTTTTCAAAACTGGCAGACAGCGCAATTCGAAAAGTGATTGAGCAGCCGGTTTTCGGAATGGATATTTCAGAACACCTATGGCGGCAGGACATTGATACAGGCTTTAAGATCCGGCAAACATTAACAAATATGTTTGTCACTGGCAGACCTCCGCAAGACTTTTCCGAAGAACTTCAAAAGCAGATCGGCGCTGTTCGCGTTGATAAGCAAGGCAATGTAACCGGAACCGGCAAGAAATACGAATCTTACCGACTTCTTTACAATGAATCGTCGCACGTTACCGGTCAGGCCAATTATCAGGCATATGTGGACGATGGCATAGAGAAATATGAAATCGTCGCAGTGCTGGACAAGGCAACATGTAATATCTGTGCTCCACTTGATGGCAAGACATACGATCTATCAAAAAAGATTGAGGGCATTAATTACCCACCTTTCCATGTGAATTGCCGGTGCGTTGCCGCGCCGCATGTCGATGTTGAAGGGTTCGACAGTACACGAATAGCCCGTGACCCTGAAACAGGCAAATCCTATCAGACAACAGCGCAGACATATGAAGAATGGGCGAAAGGAAAAGGCATATGAAGTATTGCCCCTACAATTTAAAAATTGAGCAAGTCACTGAAAATACATATGAGTACAACGATGATAATCTCAATACAATGCATACCCAAAGCTATTAGAAAAGCAAGACCGTATGCCATGCATTGGGAAAGATTGTGGTGCTTTTTATGATGGCCATTGTCACTATAGGGGATGAAAGGCGGTGATCCGCTTATCTCGCTTGCCGCGTAACGGCTGAATAAATAAAAAGGATTGATTATTATGTCAGAAGATATTACCCGTGCAGACCTTGAATATATGTTCAATACGGCGGCTGAAAAGTTTTTCAAAGAATTCAAGGCAGCAAGAATTGAACCGGTCATCAACATAAATTCCGGTTCTACTTCCGTAAAAGAAATCAGCAAGCAGCTTGCGCAGATGTTTCGGGAATCAGCGGATTCCGCAGCGGGCGGGTGCTATTCGGAAACTTTTTCTCGCGCAACAATGGCCAAGCAAATCAAGAGAAGCGAGCTTATAAAAGAAATTCACGATGCGGTTATCGAAAGTTTGTCATCTAGCATCACAATTGATCTGGATGTCCCTTCTGCTTCTTGCAAAATCGGGTATCCTGTCAATGCTGCTGAACGGGCGGCAGAGAACGTGATAAAGCGATATATTGGTGATATTCAGGTTATTGATTGAAAACGTCCCGCCTTACGGCAGGGCGTTTTTTAATACCAAATTATCCGTGGTGCGCGGAACAAAATAATGCACACCGCAATGCGGGGACTGGCCCGAGAAAAAGGATAGCGGGTAAGGAGTTACAATGCTCGAATGGCTAAAAACAATCTTAGGTGATACGTACACCGAAGATATTGACAAAAAAGTATCTACCGAAATCGGCAAAGGATTTGTTTCCCGCACTGATTTCAACACTGCAAACGAGGCAAAGAAGACCCTTGAAGGTCAAATCGCCGACCGAGACAAACAGATCAAAGGCTTTGAAAAGTTGGCCGGTGACAATGAAGCCTTGAAAACGCAGTTGACACAGGCGCAGGAAGCAAACAAGACAGCCAAAACCGATTATGAAGCCAACCTGAAAAAGGTCACGCTTGACAGCAAGGTTGAAACTGCTTTGCTTGGCGCAAAAGCCAAAAGCACAAAGGCCGTCCGCGCTTTGCTGGACGAAAGCAAAATTTCAATTGACGGGGATAACGTCCTAGGCCTGAATGAACAACTTGAAGCCTTGAAAAAGGATTCGGCTTATTTGTTCGGGGACGCGCAGACGCAGAATCCGCCGCCGCCGGTAAAAGGCGATCCGCCTAAGACCGGTGATAATGATATGGCACAATGGGCAAAAGAGGCAGGAGTAAAACTGCCGAAAACATAAGGAGCTGAATATTAAATGGCAATCAACAGTTTTTCTGAAAAAGTAACAAAGTTTATCCCTATCCTTGACCTGATTTACGAGCAGGCTTCCGTAACGTCCGACATGGACGATGCGACGCTTGCGACGCAGTTCGTTGGAACCAACAAAATCAAACTGCCGAAGATTTCCGTTGACGGTGCTGGCAACTACGACCGTGATACCGGATACACTCAGGGCGCGGCTTCCGTAACCTGGGAGGAACACACACTACAGTATGACCGTGGCCGTAAGTTCCGTATCGACGTGATTGACAATGATGAAGTAGCGTTCGACCTTTATCGTCAGGTAGCGTCTGAATACGTGAGAACGAAAGAGGTTCCCGAAATTGACGCTGTTCGCTTCGCTGAAATCTACTCGGCGGCTACTCGCTCCGGCACCCTTGCGACAGTAGCAACAAAAGACCTTACGTCTTCCGACAGCATTATTTCCTTGTTCGATGTCGCGGAATCCGCCATGAATGAAAAAGATGTTCCGCAGGAAGGACGCGTTCTGTACGTCACCAACGAAGTTTACCGGATGCTGAAATCCGATGCTGCCATTTCCCGCCGTATCGACGTTGGTCAGGCGAATACAGACATTGACCGCCGCATTGAAATGCTAGACGGAATTACGCCTATCGTGAAAGTACCGCAGACCCGTTTCAACAGCCTTATCCAGTTGAATGATGGTACTACGGCTGGCCAGACTGCGGGCGGGTTCCAGACGATTACGGGCAACAAACCGATCAACTTCGTGTATGCATTGAAGTCCGCGATTCATGCGGTGATTAAGCGCAATGCCGACAAGATCATTACTCCTGATGCGAACCAGTCCGCCGATGCTTATGACATCTTCTATCGTATGCACCATGACCTGATTGTCAAGGACAACGAAACCGCCGGTATTTACATTCATACCAAGGCAACCGCACAGGCGTAAGGGGGAAAATAATGACTTACGTTAAGCGAAGGGGAATGGTTCTTCTTGTGGACGATTCCCAGGTAACGAAATACACCGGAGAAGGATTCGAAGTGCTGAACCCGGACGAGCAGAAAAAGGAAGCCGGTGCAAAGGATGGCAAAAACAGTAAGTGATGTATTGACGGAGTGGACGGCGCGCGGCTATATAGCAACATCGCCGTCCGCCGATGATACGGCGAAATACACATCTTTCATCAATCAGGCCCTGCAAAGCATTTGCGCATACTGCAAACTTCCGCAAGACATGACCGGCTTACCCGATGGCTTGTTCTATGCGTGGGTTGAAATCTCATGGTCAATTTTTAAAGGCGGCGTATTCCAGCAATCAAGCGGTACAGTTAAGTCGGTTTCAGAGGGCGATACGTCGGTAACGTTCAATACGGATACGAACAAAGCAACGGCTCCGATTATTGACTATTCTTCCACGTTAAACGCATTCAGAAGGTTGTGGTAGTATGAATTTACCAATAGATACTATCGCAAGCTGTAAATCGGTCATGCAAGCACAGTGGGACGATTACGCGACGGTGACACGGGATGTAGATGTAAACCAGTCTACAGAGACACAAACGGTTTACGAAAACATTTTATGTCACCTGTCCGAAAAGTCTGCGCCGGTTCTCAATACCGACAATGCGGCCGCAATGACGGAACCCGTTTTTACTTTGCTTGTCGATACTGCCGTAACGCTTAAGCAGAGCGATTCAATTACGGTGTTGCACAAAGGTCAAACGTTTACCGGACTTGCTGGGCTTCCGTTTAACCGCACATTCTCGAACAGCGTTGTGCTATCCGGGGTGAAAATATCATGAGCGTTATTGGATTTCAGCAGTACATGGAGCAACTAAAGCAATTGGGAGCTGACCTTGACGATAGCGCACAGCGCGTTTTGTCTCAAATGAACGCAAAGGCAATGGCAGAAACGATTAAGCAGACACCCGTAGGGAAATACCCAAAGGGAAGCGGCAAAGTAGGAGGTACGCTACGCAAAGGTTGGATTAACGGCGGAACTCATAAAGTAGGAAACGGGCACGAGAGCAAATATCACAATAGTGTGTACTATTCGCTTTATGTAAACAATGGGCACCGCATCGTCAGCAAAAAAGGCGAAACGACCGGATGGGTAGATGGAATTAGGATGCTGGAATACGGCCAAAATTCCGCTCAAGAATCAGCGCAATCTATTTTCAATAAAGAAATTCAGCGAGTAAAGAAGAAAGGCGGGTGGTAATGTGACTATTCCAACCAATATATGGTTTAACCCGAGTTTGAACGCTCGGAGGCTTGCAAGCACATTAACCATCGCTGACAATCTTTTGATAGGGACCGCCGTTGTTATGGCAAACCTGTTTCCGACTATGAAAGTTGATATAGGGAACCGAAAGTCCGGGGTAAGCCCTCCTGAGCTTGCGGTTAATCTTTATCAGCAGCAGAATTCAAAGCGGCTGGCAGACACAGACGAATTTACTTTTGGCCTTGAAATAACCTATATTCCAAAAGATTCAACAGATCGTGCTGAGATTTCTCACACGATTTTTTTATTGCTTCAAAACCTTGACGTGATTCCTTCCGACATCGGCACGTTTCGGATGCTTGATAAAAGCTCGGACATTACCGACGGATTAGGACACGTGACCGGAAACGTCACGGCGTGGGAGATCCTGCCTGACGATTCCGCAATTATCCAGAAAGCTACAAAGGAGGTTAACATATGATCCAGATTTTACCCGGAACAAACGTTACAGTTCAGGCTGGGGAACGTGCGGCGGAGCTTGTCGCAACTGGTATCGTTGCTATGCCATTCGCCTTGAATTGGGGCGATACGGTGACGGAGATCAATGCCAGCGATGACACGCTTTATTCGCTCGGATACAAACGCTCTGATTATACCGGCGCTGGAATGAAACTCGTTGCCGAAGTTCTTCACAGTGCAGATAAATTGATTCTTTATCGGTCGAATACCGATGGCGGTGTAAAGGCTACTGGAACAGTAGTAACCGGAATTACGGCAACAGCAAAGTATGTCGGTACCCTTGGCAATGACATCACTGTGACGGTAACGGCAAGCGGCGAGTCCTGGGTGATCAAAACATTGGTTGGAACTACTGAGATTGATTCTCAGATAGTTACCGATGAATCGGAATTCGTCGCAAATGATTTCATTTCAGTCTCAGGCACCGGCACGCTTGCGGCGGCTTCGGTCAAACTGACCGGCGGCACAAACGGTACTCCACGCTCCACAGAGGCGGATTTGTGGCTTGCAGAGATGGAGAAGTACACATTCAATGTAATCGCCTACTGCGGAAGCACGGCGGCAACAATTACCGCGCTTCGCGCATTTGTAGCGGATCAGAGAGCAAAGAACAACATGATTCAGGCCGTAATGAGCGGCGTTGCTGCGGACAATGTTGCCATTTACAATAATACCGTGGGCGGAGGCCCTGACGATTACGATCTGTCTGCGTTGGAGGCATGCTCCACAATTGCGGGACTGGTTGCCGAAGTCGGGATTACAGGCAGTTTGACCCACCACCAAATCAGTTGGTGGACAAAAGTTAGTCCCAGCCTTACGCATACGCAGCAGGAAACCGCCGTGCAGAGCGGGCAGCTGATTGTCGCATTGATTTATGGTGTCCCCACCGTCGTGTATGACATCAATTCACTGGTTACATACACCGACGAGGCCCCGAAGGATTTCCACAAAGGGCTGATTATGCGGACGCTTGACAACTACGCTATGAATCTGCAAAAGCTCCTGGACACGAAGTGCATCGGCAAGATCAGGAACAGCGTAGAGGGTCGCGCTCAGATCAAAGCGAAAGTCGTAAAACTCACTACTGAAAATTATCTGAATCCCGGTTATCTGGAAGATTTCACCGCAGACGATGTAACAATCAATGCCGGAACCGATTCCGACAGCGTTGTTGCAACGGCAAACATCAAAGTCGCTGATACGGTGGATAAGATTCAGATCACCGTTATTGCGTAAGGAGGCGTAAAGAATGAACAAAGAGAATTTACAGGATATTCCTTCTGGCCATGATGGGAAAGCGTACTTTACGCTGGACGGTGACCGGCTGGAAGCATTCCGAATCGCAAAGATTGAGGGCCGTGTAGAAACCACCAAAGAAGATAAAATGTTTCTCGGCTCCAGAACGCAGCAGCATGCCGTAAGAGGCATGAATATTACGGGGGACTTATCTTATTACAATGTGTCAAACGCGTTCGCAAAGGCGTGGAGAAACTACAA
This window contains:
- a CDS encoding minor capsid protein, with the translated sequence MPSYWEQRSIDSIGRMEKAVNGQLPDLIASFEQAKRDLNGTVFRFYVRYANNNKISLDEAQKILSLSELREFRGDLAEFEKLAKDSIGTFNLQVDNLSVKARVTRYEALLTQCDATLQKLYQEQRQQIESTATQIYTEEYYHRLFDIEQYTGFQFKFSKLADSAIRKVIEQPVFGMDISEHLWRQDIDTGFKIRQTLTNMFVTGRPPQDFSEELQKQIGAVRVDKQGNVTGTGKKYESYRLLYNESSHVTGQANYQAYVDDGIEKYEIVAVLDKATCNICAPLDGKTYDLSKKIEGINYPPFHVNCRCVAAPHVDVEGFDSTRIARDPETGKSYQTTAQTYEEWAKGKGI
- a CDS encoding phage scaffolding protein, with protein sequence MLEWLKTILGDTYTEDIDKKVSTEIGKGFVSRTDFNTANEAKKTLEGQIADRDKQIKGFEKLAGDNEALKTQLTQAQEANKTAKTDYEANLKKVTLDSKVETALLGAKAKSTKAVRALLDESKISIDGDNVLGLNEQLEALKKDSAYLFGDAQTQNPPPPVKGDPPKTGDNDMAQWAKEAGVKLPKT
- a CDS encoding phage tail tube protein, yielding MNKENLQDIPSGHDGKAYFTLDGDRLEAFRIAKIEGRVETTKEDKMFLGSRTQQHAVRGMNITGDLSYYNVSNAFAKAWRNYKNGGDVPDIELQYYSDAGTDNSNRVEVQMTGVIPDKISFGILDDSSTDAQKLDCTYTANDFDVL
- a CDS encoding phage tail terminator family protein, translated to MTIPTNIWFNPSLNARRLASTLTIADNLLIGTAVVMANLFPTMKVDIGNRKSGVSPPELAVNLYQQQNSKRLADTDEFTFGLEITYIPKDSTDRAEISHTIFLLLQNLDVIPSDIGTFRMLDKSSDITDGLGHVTGNVTAWEILPDDSAIIQKATKEVNI
- a CDS encoding phage tail sheath N-terminal beta-sandwich domain-containing protein, with amino-acid sequence MIQILPGTNVTVQAGERAAELVATGIVAMPFALNWGDTVTEINASDDTLYSLGYKRSDYTGAGMKLVAEVLHSADKLILYRSNTDGGVKATGTVVTGITATAKYVGTLGNDITVTVTASGESWVIKTLVGTTEIDSQIVTDESEFVANDFISVSGTGTLAAASVKLTGGTNGTPRSTEADLWLAEMEKYTFNVIAYCGSTAATITALRAFVADQRAKNNMIQAVMSGVAADNVAIYNNTVGGGPDDYDLSALEACSTIAGLVAEVGITGSLTHHQISWWTKVSPSLTHTQQETAVQSGQLIVALIYGVPTVVYDINSLVTYTDEAPKDFHKGLIMRTLDNYAMNLQKLLDTKCIGKIRNSVEGRAQIKAKVVKLTTENYLNPGYLEDFTADDVTINAGTDSDSVVATANIKVADTVDKIQITVIA
- a CDS encoding phage portal protein, encoding MQDLNAIRKYIQNTEGEYAHFAVVAQEGFDYYSNHDKIKNTGAAAIDEVNGYLKLIGANPLHSADNRVSLNRHRLVVDQKIGYLFSEPPQIDVPEDDSGTGDDPLLKQVQDTMGTQWPKVIRQLGLDASNTGKGWLEYWSGKDDTGKNVFDYWYINPLTVRPIYDRSTAKKKLLYLIRAYAFLDAGGNPVTRYEFWDDQEVAYLIKPEATAECKAPTIDFETLPDGTYNIQPHDYGRIPFIEFQNNAHADNDLIMYKDIIDALDKLVSGFANDIDDIQEIIWVLKNYNGEREVTAYNQDGSPKLDNDGNPIKRPVDPVQMMKLKKFVSVDGDNGGGVEPIQAPIPFEARSKFREILNEEFWFSAMAVNPNPPTSGDQSGVYISYLYGQLEEKAGLMETEFRTAIDEFLKAILHYLGSDESTQFNQTWKRTKPQNDTEISAIIAQTPNTVMSDETKTKVHPLVDDWQAERAQIEKEQQEREKNLLDQYNQQAGAPGQEKPPGKPEPNANDGGEKE
- a CDS encoding HK97 gp10 family phage protein, whose translation is MSVIGFQQYMEQLKQLGADLDDSAQRVLSQMNAKAMAETIKQTPVGKYPKGSGKVGGTLRKGWINGGTHKVGNGHESKYHNSVYYSLYVNNGHRIVSKKGETTGWVDGIRMLEYGQNSAQESAQSIFNKEIQRVKKKGGW